One genomic region from Curtobacterium sp. 9128 encodes:
- a CDS encoding asparaginase, which yields MTESSDVRTDRHPLTADGSVELAVLERSGFDESRHIGAGVVVDASGTVIDSVGDISASIYPRSTMKPFQALAIRRAGARFSDAELVMTTASHAGTPSHQALAEHMLASFDHVEADLGCPPDMPYDRATARTMTEPRRLAMNCSGKHAGMLAACRVNGWDAATYLDIDHPMQRAVRATVEDATGEVVDVVGVDGCGAPVFPLTFTGMARGIAGVVQRGDADTAALTDAILANPWAIDGVGRANTVTIERLGLVAKLGAEGVMVMAAPGGAAVVVKVLDGALRAGTLAALTLLERNGVVSADGVADVLGTTGEKVLGGGVPVGSIRPGAGLR from the coding sequence ATGACGGAGAGCTCCGATGTCCGCACCGACCGCCATCCTCTCACCGCCGACGGCTCCGTCGAGCTCGCGGTGCTCGAACGCTCCGGCTTCGACGAGAGCCGGCACATCGGAGCCGGTGTCGTCGTCGACGCCTCGGGCACGGTGATCGACTCCGTCGGGGACATCTCCGCGAGCATCTACCCGCGCTCCACGATGAAGCCGTTCCAGGCGCTCGCCATCCGACGGGCCGGCGCGCGGTTCTCGGACGCGGAACTCGTGATGACGACGGCGAGCCACGCCGGAACGCCGTCGCACCAGGCGCTGGCCGAGCACATGCTGGCCTCCTTCGACCACGTCGAGGCCGACCTCGGGTGCCCGCCGGACATGCCGTACGACCGGGCGACGGCGCGGACCATGACCGAGCCCCGTCGGCTCGCGATGAACTGCTCCGGGAAGCACGCCGGCATGCTCGCCGCCTGCCGGGTGAACGGGTGGGACGCCGCGACCTACCTCGACATCGACCACCCGATGCAGCGCGCCGTCCGGGCCACCGTGGAGGACGCGACCGGGGAGGTCGTCGACGTGGTCGGCGTCGACGGGTGCGGGGCGCCGGTGTTCCCGCTGACGTTCACCGGCATGGCCCGTGGCATCGCGGGGGTGGTGCAGCGCGGCGACGCCGACACGGCTGCCCTCACCGACGCGATCCTCGCGAATCCCTGGGCGATCGACGGGGTCGGGCGAGCGAACACGGTCACGATCGAGCGGCTCGGGCTCGTCGCCAAGCTCGGCGCCGAGGGGGTCATGGTCATGGCTGCGCCCGGCGGTGCCGCGGTCGTCGTCAAGGTCCTCGACGGAGCACTCCGCGCCGGCACGCTGGCAGCGCTCACGCTGCTCGAGCGGAACGGCGTCGTCTCGGCGGACGGTGTCGCCGACGTGCTCGGCACCACCGGCGAGAAGGTCCTGGGCGGCGGCGTCCCGGTCGGGTCGATCCGCCCCGGTGCCGGGCTCCGCTAG
- a CDS encoding transglutaminase domain-containing protein: MSAPAVVPSRARRDTRRRARRVPAFRLVGGTLVVWLLLAVASVAWWPVYRDDGMVVAAVTAVLVGSLVALLGAVFRLPTAVVAIATIAAFTVTGVPAAVPGEANGVLPTGQGFLDLFSGVALGWKRLVTISLPVGTYEALLVPFFVTLLVATVTSVSVATRASRQELASIPALVLFAAGVVVGPSRLDTSLALAVVLTGIALVWALTVRHARRAVAVAETIGARVTVTRSVVRPALVGTGTIVAAAVVATGLGLVAPPTTARTVARTDVVKPFDPRDYVSPLSGFRAYEESTEADTTQLRVTGLPENGFVRIATLDTYDGVVYRVGGTDGASASGTFERVPTSVDVRGVSGTTVHVGVTVDGYSGVWLPTVGDLERVEFAGAAGERERSAFFYNASTRTGAVVGGVQDGTRYDLTAVVPDQPTEEQLATARPGTATVPAARNVPDAVRDTVESTTTDAQSDGAKLVAVVQALQRNGYVSHGVGDDRVSRSGHGADRIQELLTSPLMLGDQEQYAVAAALMSESIGFPTRVVLGFAAGGDSGSTPSSSGAAGTTTFRGSDVTARIEVDTAQWGWVTLNPNPTVREIPKEQEQTPQPVTRPETVVPPPPVDQQDQDQQTPPQSDRNTPDQPPLWLQILLAALPWVLGTLAFIALVLLPFGVIVLLKRIRRRRRRRAATARGRIVGAWDEYRDALLDRGHDVRAESTRREVASSAPGDGGTGLAALADRAVFGPSEADDRTADRMWEATDTAIGDLRDGRTRRERIRTAVSTRSLRSPAPGAAVARVGGALRRRVGAGQRRRGAGGDYDVRRPDERHGGPDEDRGNL, encoded by the coding sequence ATGAGCGCCCCCGCGGTGGTGCCGTCGCGCGCACGGCGAGACACGCGACGTCGGGCCCGGCGGGTGCCGGCGTTCCGGCTCGTCGGCGGCACGCTCGTCGTGTGGCTGCTCCTGGCGGTCGCGAGCGTCGCGTGGTGGCCGGTGTACCGCGACGACGGCATGGTCGTCGCCGCGGTCACCGCGGTGCTCGTCGGTTCGCTCGTCGCGCTGCTGGGCGCCGTCTTCCGTCTGCCGACCGCGGTCGTCGCGATCGCGACGATCGCGGCGTTCACGGTGACCGGTGTCCCCGCCGCCGTGCCGGGGGAGGCGAACGGGGTGCTCCCGACCGGCCAGGGCTTCCTGGACCTCTTCTCCGGTGTCGCGCTCGGCTGGAAGCGGCTCGTCACCATCAGCCTGCCGGTCGGGACCTACGAAGCCCTCCTGGTGCCGTTCTTCGTGACGCTCCTCGTCGCGACGGTGACGTCCGTGAGCGTGGCGACCCGTGCCTCCAGGCAGGAACTGGCGAGCATCCCGGCACTGGTGCTGTTCGCCGCCGGTGTCGTCGTCGGGCCGAGTCGTCTCGACACGTCGCTCGCCCTCGCGGTCGTGCTCACCGGCATCGCGCTCGTCTGGGCGCTCACGGTGCGCCACGCGCGCCGCGCGGTCGCGGTGGCCGAGACGATCGGCGCCCGCGTCACGGTGACCAGGTCCGTCGTCCGGCCCGCCCTGGTCGGGACGGGGACGATCGTCGCTGCGGCGGTCGTCGCGACCGGACTGGGGCTGGTCGCGCCGCCGACCACCGCGCGGACCGTCGCGAGGACGGACGTCGTCAAGCCGTTCGATCCCCGTGACTACGTCAGCCCGCTCAGCGGCTTCCGGGCCTACGAGGAATCGACCGAGGCGGACACCACGCAGCTCCGTGTCACCGGCCTGCCGGAGAACGGGTTCGTCCGGATCGCCACGCTGGACACGTACGACGGCGTGGTCTACCGCGTCGGCGGGACGGACGGCGCGTCGGCATCGGGCACGTTCGAGCGTGTCCCGACGTCGGTGGACGTCCGCGGCGTGAGCGGGACCACCGTGCACGTCGGGGTGACCGTGGACGGCTACTCCGGGGTCTGGCTCCCGACCGTCGGCGACCTCGAACGCGTCGAGTTCGCGGGCGCTGCGGGGGAGCGGGAGCGCAGTGCGTTCTTCTACAACGCTTCGACCCGCACCGGAGCGGTCGTCGGCGGGGTGCAGGACGGCACGCGGTACGACCTCACCGCGGTGGTCCCCGACCAGCCGACGGAGGAACAGCTGGCGACCGCGCGTCCGGGAACCGCAACGGTCCCTGCGGCTCGCAACGTCCCCGACGCCGTGCGCGACACCGTCGAGTCGACGACCACCGATGCCCAGAGCGACGGGGCGAAGCTCGTGGCCGTGGTGCAGGCGCTGCAGCGGAACGGGTACGTCAGCCACGGTGTGGGTGACGACCGGGTCAGCCGTTCGGGCCACGGTGCCGACCGCATCCAGGAACTCCTCACGTCGCCGCTGATGCTCGGCGACCAGGAGCAGTACGCCGTCGCGGCGGCGCTGATGTCCGAGTCGATCGGTTTCCCCACCAGGGTCGTGCTGGGCTTCGCAGCGGGGGGTGACTCCGGATCGACGCCGTCATCCTCTGGTGCTGCCGGCACGACGACCTTCCGCGGTTCCGACGTGACGGCCCGCATCGAGGTGGACACGGCGCAGTGGGGATGGGTCACCCTGAACCCCAACCCGACCGTCCGGGAGATCCCGAAGGAGCAGGAGCAGACCCCGCAACCGGTCACCAGGCCGGAGACGGTGGTGCCGCCGCCGCCCGTCGACCAGCAGGACCAGGACCAGCAGACGCCGCCGCAGAGCGACCGGAACACGCCGGACCAACCACCGCTCTGGTTGCAGATCCTGCTCGCCGCACTGCCGTGGGTGCTCGGGACCCTCGCGTTCATCGCCCTGGTGTTGCTGCCGTTCGGCGTGATCGTGCTGCTGAAGCGGATCCGTCGTCGTCGCCGTCGCCGCGCCGCGACTGCCAGGGGCCGCATCGTCGGCGCGTGGGACGAGTACCGGGATGCGTTGCTCGACCGCGGACACGACGTCCGTGCGGAGTCGACGCGACGAGAGGTCGCGTCGAGCGCCCCGGGGGACGGCGGAACCGGACTCGCCGCGCTGGCGGACCGAGCGGTGTTCGGCCCGAGCGAGGCGGACGACCGCACTGCGGACCGCATGTGGGAGGCCACCGACACCGCGATCGGCGACCTCCGCGACGGACGGACCCGGCGGGAGCGCATCCGCACCGCCGTGTCGACGAGGTCGCTGCGCAGCCCCGCACCGGGGGCGGCTGTCGCACGTGTCGGCGGCGCACTCCGACGGCGTGTGGGTGCCGGCCAGCGACGGCGTGGAGCCGGCGGTGACTACGATGTCCGGAGGCCCGACGAGCGTCACGGCGGGCCGGACGAGGACAGAGGCAACCTGTGA
- a CDS encoding DUF58 domain-containing protein, producing MTDRRPVSTRSRRPSSTRSRRSSTAYERTGTVAGLTNVRTRLVGDRDGVAADAVVGIVRLWRTAWRLVARGWTEVSSVVTGLGWTVAALTLVAFVTGYVFGLREVVVVGFAGALLVVVAAVALIGGSRLLIRMSLPVRRVAVGDPAGVTVTAENPARLPSVPITVEVPVGAGLVDVAIPTIAPRGTFEREVPVPTVRRGVLDVGPVTGVRADPVGLVRREIVWTTREQVIVHPRTVAIPSTSTGLVRDLEGQATTDLSPADISFHAIREYMPGDDPRNIHWKSTAKTGALMVRQFEDTRRSHLVIALGISRTEFVDDEEFELAVSAAASLGSRAVRDGREVTVVVSERTPEFAKRAVYAVHRLPTVTPTRLLDDFATVGLADACLPVAEVARIVGNDTAGISVAFLVVGSAVELPALRLAATRFPIGVEVVAVICEPEAVPRFVRVPGLTVMTIGYLDDLRHALHRSAAA from the coding sequence GTGACGGACCGCCGGCCCGTCTCCACGCGCTCGCGCCGTCCCTCGTCGACGCGGTCGCGTCGTTCGAGCACGGCGTACGAGCGCACGGGGACGGTCGCCGGCCTGACGAACGTCCGCACGCGGCTGGTCGGCGACCGCGACGGCGTCGCCGCCGACGCGGTCGTCGGGATCGTCCGTCTGTGGCGCACGGCCTGGAGGCTCGTGGCACGCGGGTGGACCGAGGTCTCGTCGGTGGTCACCGGCCTGGGCTGGACGGTCGCCGCGCTCACGCTCGTCGCGTTCGTCACGGGGTACGTCTTCGGCCTGCGCGAGGTCGTCGTCGTCGGCTTCGCCGGTGCCCTGCTCGTGGTCGTCGCGGCCGTCGCGCTCATCGGCGGGTCGAGGCTGCTCATCCGGATGAGCCTCCCGGTCCGCCGCGTCGCGGTCGGTGACCCGGCGGGCGTGACCGTCACCGCCGAGAACCCCGCACGTCTGCCGTCCGTCCCGATCACGGTCGAGGTGCCGGTCGGCGCCGGACTCGTGGACGTCGCGATCCCGACCATCGCCCCGCGGGGCACGTTCGAACGGGAGGTGCCCGTCCCGACGGTCCGCCGAGGGGTCCTCGACGTCGGTCCGGTGACGGGCGTCCGCGCCGACCCGGTGGGCCTCGTGCGCCGGGAGATCGTCTGGACGACTCGCGAACAGGTCATCGTGCACCCGAGGACGGTCGCGATCCCGTCGACCAGCACCGGTCTGGTCCGGGACCTCGAGGGGCAGGCGACGACCGACCTCTCGCCTGCCGACATCTCCTTCCACGCGATCCGTGAGTACATGCCGGGTGACGATCCCCGGAACATCCACTGGAAGTCGACGGCGAAGACCGGCGCGCTCATGGTGCGCCAGTTCGAGGACACGCGTCGGTCGCACCTGGTGATCGCGCTCGGCATCTCCAGGACCGAGTTCGTGGACGACGAGGAGTTCGAGCTCGCGGTCAGCGCCGCGGCATCCCTCGGCAGCCGTGCGGTGCGGGACGGCCGAGAGGTCACGGTCGTCGTGTCCGAACGCACCCCGGAGTTCGCCAAGCGCGCCGTCTACGCCGTGCACCGCCTGCCGACCGTGACCCCGACGCGACTGCTGGACGACTTCGCGACCGTCGGCCTGGCGGACGCCTGCCTGCCCGTCGCCGAGGTCGCTCGCATCGTGGGCAACGACACCGCCGGGATCTCGGTCGCGTTCCTCGTCGTCGGCTCTGCTGTCGAACTCCCCGCGCTCCGCCTCGCTGCCACCCGCTTCCCGATCGGCGTCGAGGTCGTCGCCGTGATCTGCGAGCCCGAGGCCGTCCCGCGGTTCGTGCGAGTACCAGGGCTGACCGTGATGACGATCGGCTACCTCGACGACCTCCGGCACGCGCTGCACCGATCGGCCGCCGCATGA
- a CDS encoding MoxR family ATPase, whose protein sequence is MSMTPEQATWFADVSGRIVTNVEQVLLGKTFVIRLAVTAMLSEGHLLLEDVPGTGKTSMARALAQSVQGSTNRIQFTPDLLPGDITGISVYDQRAQEFEFHRGPVFANIVLADEINRASPKTQSALLEAMEESAITVDGVNHRLAAPFMVIATQNPIEQAGTYRLPEAQLDRFLMKTSIGYPDHAATVKILETSSAPASSVPLASVVPAATITEMAALARTVHVDATIADYVARLVDATRSASEVRLGVSVRGAMGLMRASRVFAALSGRHYVTPDDVKALAEPVLAHRLVLDAEAEFDGVSASSVVSQLLVETPPPADRVTS, encoded by the coding sequence ATGAGCATGACCCCCGAGCAGGCCACCTGGTTCGCCGACGTCTCCGGCCGCATCGTGACCAACGTCGAGCAGGTGCTCCTGGGGAAGACGTTCGTGATCCGTCTCGCGGTCACGGCGATGCTCAGCGAGGGCCACCTGCTGCTGGAGGACGTCCCCGGCACCGGGAAGACGAGCATGGCGCGGGCGCTGGCGCAGAGCGTGCAGGGCTCGACGAACCGGATCCAGTTCACCCCGGACCTGCTGCCTGGTGACATCACCGGCATCAGCGTCTACGACCAGCGCGCGCAGGAGTTCGAGTTCCACCGCGGCCCGGTCTTCGCGAACATCGTGCTCGCCGACGAGATCAACCGCGCGAGCCCGAAGACGCAGTCTGCGCTGCTGGAGGCGATGGAGGAATCCGCGATCACGGTGGACGGTGTGAACCACCGGCTCGCAGCGCCGTTCATGGTCATCGCGACGCAGAACCCCATCGAGCAGGCGGGCACGTACCGGCTCCCCGAGGCGCAGCTCGACCGCTTCCTGATGAAGACGTCGATCGGCTACCCCGACCACGCGGCGACGGTGAAGATCCTCGAGACCTCCTCGGCGCCGGCGTCGTCGGTGCCGCTCGCGAGCGTGGTGCCCGCTGCGACGATCACGGAGATGGCGGCGCTGGCCCGCACGGTGCACGTCGACGCGACGATCGCCGACTACGTCGCCCGCCTCGTGGACGCCACGCGTTCGGCGAGCGAGGTCCGCCTCGGCGTCAGTGTCCGTGGTGCAATGGGGCTCATGCGCGCGTCGCGCGTGTTCGCGGCACTGAGCGGCCGGCACTACGTCACCCCCGACGACGTCAAGGCACTCGCGGAGCCCGTGCTCGCCCACCGTCTGGTGCTCGACGCCGAGGCGGAGTTCGACGGTGTCAGTGCCTCGAGCGTCGTCTCCCAGCTCCTGGTGGAGACCCCGCCGCCCGCTGACCGGGTCACGTCGTGA